From the genome of Pseudomonas yamanorum, one region includes:
- a CDS encoding AsmA family protein: MKAFGKILGLVLLGLLLIIVALGFALTHLFDPNDYKDEIRQIARDKAHIELTLNGDIGWSLFPWLGLELHEASVATLTNPTQPFADLQMLGLSVRVLPLLRREVQMSDVRVEGLNLRLNKDVHGHGNWEDIGKNVPDPATATNAPTVTEAATPPKPEKPPQPIRLDIDSLTINNARVEYNDEQTGKQFSAESIQLSAGAVHEGASIPLKLTAFLGTNQPLMRVKTELNGNLRIQRALQRYQFEDMKLSGEATGEPLQGKTVTFSTQGQLLVDLAANIAEWTNMKLSLNQLRALGELKVNDLDKTPQLNGALSIAQFDLAKFLDSVGNPLPPMAAGSLSKVELVSRLKGTPTSLALEDLNLKLDDSTFTGRVAVDDFAKQSLRVQLKADTFNADNYLPAKSEAAKGAAAARQAEVQNSEAGAMAAGGTTPLPDAPTKAAWSTDKLLPLTRLRTLDVNADLSFGQLTLSKLPIQNAALKASGLDGQLKLDTLSGGLYNGTFQANGNLDVRQDVPLLALQTRIKQVPVERILQAQGQNPPVKGQLTLDSNLNGRGNSQKALIDSLNGTASFAINNGVLLNANIEQQLCTGIALLNRKTLSGDQRGKDTPFQELKGNLTFRNGVASNPDLKVRIPGLAVNGNGDIDLRVLGMDYRVGIIVEGDQRDVPDPACQVGSNFQNIEVPLRCRGPLELGAKACRLDKDGLSQVAIKAAGNKLSEKLEQKLDKVNPQLKDALKGLFNR, translated from the coding sequence GACATCGGGTGGAGCCTGTTCCCCTGGCTCGGTCTTGAATTGCACGAGGCCAGCGTTGCGACCCTGACCAACCCGACCCAACCGTTTGCCGATTTGCAGATGCTCGGCCTGTCGGTTCGCGTGCTGCCGCTGCTGCGCCGCGAAGTGCAGATGAGCGACGTGCGCGTCGAAGGCCTGAACCTGCGCCTGAACAAAGACGTGCATGGCCACGGCAACTGGGAAGACATCGGCAAGAATGTGCCGGACCCGGCCACCGCCACCAATGCGCCCACCGTCACTGAAGCGGCCACGCCGCCCAAGCCTGAAAAGCCGCCGCAGCCGATCCGCCTGGACATCGACAGCCTGACCATCAACAACGCCCGCGTCGAATACAACGATGAGCAGACCGGCAAGCAGTTCAGCGCCGAAAGCATCCAGTTGAGCGCCGGCGCGGTGCACGAAGGTGCAAGCATCCCACTGAAACTCACCGCATTCCTCGGCACCAACCAGCCGCTGATGCGCGTCAAGACCGAGTTGAACGGCAACCTGCGCATTCAACGCGCCCTCCAGCGTTACCAGTTCGAAGACATGAAACTCAGTGGCGAAGCCACGGGCGAGCCACTGCAAGGCAAGACCGTAACCTTTTCGACCCAGGGCCAATTGCTGGTGGACCTTGCCGCCAACATCGCCGAATGGACCAATATGAAGCTGTCGCTGAACCAACTGCGCGCCCTGGGCGAGCTGAAGGTCAATGACCTGGACAAGACTCCGCAGCTTAATGGTGCCCTGTCGATTGCCCAGTTTGACCTGGCCAAGTTCCTCGACAGCGTCGGCAACCCGCTGCCACCGATGGCCGCAGGCAGCCTGAGCAAGGTCGAACTGGTCAGCCGCCTCAAGGGCACGCCGACCAGCCTGGCGCTTGAAGACCTCAACCTGAAACTCGACGACAGCACCTTTACCGGGCGCGTGGCCGTGGATGATTTCGCCAAGCAATCCCTGCGAGTGCAGCTCAAGGCGGATACGTTCAACGCCGACAACTACCTGCCGGCCAAGTCCGAAGCCGCCAAAGGCGCTGCGGCCGCACGCCAGGCTGAAGTGCAGAACAGCGAAGCCGGCGCCATGGCGGCCGGTGGCACCACACCACTGCCGGATGCGCCGACCAAGGCCGCTTGGAGCACCGACAAACTGCTGCCACTGACCCGCCTGCGTACCCTGGACGTGAACGCCGACCTGTCCTTCGGCCAACTGACCCTGAGCAAGCTGCCGATCCAGAACGCCGCCCTGAAAGCTTCCGGCCTCGATGGTCAGCTCAAGCTCGACACGTTGAGCGGCGGCCTCTACAACGGCACCTTCCAGGCCAACGGCAACCTTGACGTGCGCCAGGACGTCCCGCTGCTGGCGCTGCAAACCCGCATCAAGCAAGTACCCGTCGAACGCATCCTGCAAGCCCAGGGGCAAAACCCGCCGGTGAAGGGCCAGCTCACCCTCGACAGCAACCTCAACGGTCGCGGCAATAGCCAGAAAGCCCTGATCGACAGCCTCAACGGTACCGCCAGCTTCGCGATCAACAATGGCGTGCTGCTCAACGCCAACATCGAGCAACAGCTGTGCACGGGCATCGCCCTGCTCAACCGCAAGACCCTCAGCGGCGACCAGCGCGGCAAGGACACCCCGTTCCAGGAGCTCAAGGGCAACCTGACCTTCCGTAACGGCGTGGCCAGTAACCCTGACCTGAAAGTGCGCATCCCGGGCCTGGCCGTCAACGGCAACGGCGACATCGACCTGCGCGTGCTGGGTATGGACTACCGGGTCGGCATCATCGTCGAAGGCGACCAGCGCGACGTGCCGGACCCGGCTTGCCAGGTGGGCTCCAATTTCCAGAACATCGAAGTCCCGTTGCGCTGTCGTGGCCCGCTGGAACTGGGCGCCAAGGCTTGCCGCCTGGACAAGGACGGCTTGAGCCAGGTCGCGATCAAAGCGGCGGGCAACAAGCTCAGCGAGAAGCTTGAGCAGAAGCTCGACAAGGTCAATCCACAGTTGAAAGACGCTTTGAAAGGCCTGTTCAATCGATGA